One genomic window of Candidatus Pseudobacter hemicellulosilyticus includes the following:
- the ftsZ gene encoding cell division protein FtsZ, with protein MIHFDLPKEKSSIIKVIGVGGGGSNAVNHMFAQQIEGVNFIICNTDAQSIAQSHVPNKVQLGPHLTQGLGAGANPDIGRQATEESLEEIKRILEVNTKMAFITAGMGGGTGTGGAPIISKICKDLGILTVGIVTTPFSYEGKKRQLQAEEGIKSLKQYVDTLLVISNDKLRHQFGNLKMKDAFAKADNVLATAAKCITDVINSTGQINVDFADVCTVMRNGGVAILGNAAVGGENRAQQAIEDALNSPLLNDNDISGAKWILININSAEGEHEFTMDEVEIIQNYLLSHAGQGTDVILGLGYDNSLGDQLGITLIATGFEYNDPFTRKEKKAEPKKEEKVLLTLKPEVAPQPAAELKPAVEQPAPVAQTRPSVIMPKAEAPRVVVAPMAVAVTPPSVPEVKEELKPKLVEETPQSTPLVLFANDEIVKPAAENTVEKKESEERIEWVLSPTPTIPAKTVEPPAPTHQTQPFTNKNNSSASAASGGYLARPSNIYAEPTEKESIPEQKPVKEPVRNASPSQIKEEETSNDMQLVFKDDIPAADEPGAHQISQPVMATPIEEPAMQDEIEDQKRRAAERIQKLRNLSFNINGADPNNEFETVPAYIRRNLELYNTISSVENFYSNYQVKADDNNNGQISTLNTFLDGDNPD; from the coding sequence ATGATCCATTTTGATCTACCAAAAGAAAAATCATCCATCATCAAGGTCATTGGTGTGGGTGGTGGTGGCAGCAATGCTGTGAACCACATGTTTGCGCAGCAGATCGAAGGTGTCAACTTCATTATCTGTAATACGGATGCACAGTCTATAGCGCAAAGCCATGTGCCCAACAAAGTACAATTAGGGCCGCACCTTACACAAGGACTGGGTGCCGGCGCCAACCCCGATATCGGCCGTCAGGCCACCGAAGAAAGCCTCGAAGAGATCAAAAGGATCCTGGAGGTCAATACCAAAATGGCCTTCATTACTGCCGGCATGGGCGGCGGCACCGGAACCGGCGGCGCTCCCATTATCTCCAAGATCTGTAAAGACCTGGGCATCCTGACCGTAGGCATTGTGACCACACCTTTCTCCTATGAAGGTAAAAAGCGTCAGTTGCAGGCTGAAGAAGGGATCAAGAGCCTGAAACAATATGTGGACACCCTGCTGGTGATCAGCAACGACAAGCTGCGCCACCAGTTCGGTAACCTGAAAATGAAAGACGCCTTTGCCAAGGCGGATAACGTACTGGCCACCGCTGCCAAATGTATCACGGATGTGATCAACAGCACCGGCCAGATCAACGTTGACTTTGCGGACGTATGCACCGTTATGCGCAATGGCGGTGTGGCCATTCTGGGTAATGCAGCTGTAGGTGGTGAGAACCGCGCACAGCAGGCCATCGAGGATGCGCTGAACTCGCCGTTGCTGAATGACAACGATATCAGTGGCGCCAAATGGATCCTGATCAATATCAACTCCGCCGAAGGTGAGCATGAGTTCACTATGGACGAAGTGGAGATCATCCAGAACTACCTGCTGAGCCATGCCGGTCAGGGTACGGATGTGATCCTGGGTCTGGGGTATGACAACAGCCTGGGCGACCAGCTGGGCATCACCCTTATTGCCACAGGTTTTGAGTACAATGATCCTTTTACCAGGAAAGAGAAAAAGGCGGAGCCGAAGAAAGAAGAGAAAGTGCTGCTGACCCTCAAGCCCGAGGTAGCGCCACAGCCTGCTGCTGAGCTGAAACCGGCTGTTGAGCAGCCAGCTCCTGTGGCCCAGACAAGACCTTCCGTCATTATGCCCAAGGCCGAAGCGCCCAGAGTGGTAGTAGCGCCGATGGCAGTTGCGGTGACGCCGCCTTCCGTACCGGAGGTGAAAGAAGAGCTGAAGCCTAAACTGGTAGAAGAAACGCCGCAAAGCACCCCGCTGGTACTGTTTGCGAACGATGAGATCGTAAAACCCGCTGCGGAAAATACGGTGGAAAAAAAGGAAAGCGAGGAAAGGATTGAATGGGTACTTTCGCCTACTCCAACCATCCCTGCCAAGACCGTGGAGCCACCTGCTCCAACACATCAGACACAGCCTTTTACCAATAAAAATAATTCTTCCGCGTCTGCAGCGTCGGGAGGATATCTGGCCAGACCATCCAATATTTATGCAGAGCCTACCGAAAAGGAATCCATCCCTGAACAGAAGCCTGTGAAGGAACCCGTCCGGAACGCCAGTCCAAGTCAGATCAAAGAAGAAGAAACTTCCAATGATATGCAATTGGTATTCAAGGATGATATTCCAGCGGCGGATGAGCCTGGGGCCCACCAAATCTCACAACCTGTTATGGCAACCCCTATTGAGGAACCTGCGATGCAGGACGAAATAGAGGATCAGAAACGTCGTGCGGCGGAGAGGATACAGAAATTACGTAATCTGTCATTCAACATCAACGGCGCCGACCCTAACAATGAATTTGAAACTGTGCCGGCTTACATCCGCCGCAATTTGGAACTCTACAATACCATCTCCAGTGTAGAGAATTTCTATAGCAATTACCAGGTCAAAGCTGATGATAATAATAATGGCCAGATATCGACCCTCAATACATTCCTTGATGGCGATAATCCGGACTGA
- a CDS encoding TIGR01777 family oxidoreductase — protein MATVLITGGTGLIGKALTKLLTDKGYQVIILTRHPKTPDGRVSYAVWDPAAKSIDTKAVQQADYIVNLAGENVMGKRWSKNRKQEILDSRVQSAELLADALRQPGHQVKAVISASAIGWYGDDAKRPAGKKTFTEDDPADKEYLGETCRLWEAAIDPVAALGIRLVKLRTGIVLSPEGGALEEFKKPVRFGFVTVLGSGQQVISWIHIDDIARLYLNAIENDQWHGAFNAVGPQPVSNKEMVATLGRKMKGSFCITLYVPTFVLKMVLGEMSVEVLKSATVSSSKASKAGFQFLYPELGVALDNLLKK, from the coding sequence ATGGCAACAGTACTCATTACCGGCGGTACGGGTCTGATAGGCAAAGCCCTTACAAAGCTGCTCACCGATAAAGGTTATCAGGTTATCATTCTTACCAGGCATCCCAAAACGCCTGATGGACGGGTTTCCTATGCAGTCTGGGACCCGGCAGCCAAATCCATTGATACCAAAGCTGTGCAGCAGGCGGACTATATCGTCAACCTGGCCGGGGAAAACGTGATGGGGAAACGCTGGTCGAAGAATAGGAAGCAGGAGATACTGGACAGCAGGGTGCAAAGCGCCGAACTGCTGGCAGATGCTTTGCGGCAGCCGGGCCACCAGGTGAAAGCCGTGATCAGCGCTTCCGCTATTGGCTGGTATGGCGATGATGCCAAAAGGCCTGCCGGCAAAAAAACTTTTACGGAAGATGATCCGGCTGATAAGGAATACCTGGGGGAAACCTGCCGGCTTTGGGAGGCTGCTATTGATCCTGTTGCTGCGCTCGGTATCCGGCTGGTGAAACTGCGCACCGGTATTGTACTCAGCCCGGAAGGCGGCGCCCTTGAAGAATTTAAGAAGCCTGTCCGTTTCGGCTTTGTCACCGTGCTTGGCAGCGGCCAGCAGGTGATCAGCTGGATCCATATAGATGATATTGCCCGCCTTTACCTCAACGCCATTGAGAACGACCAATGGCATGGCGCCTTCAATGCGGTAGGTCCGCAACCGGTATCCAATAAAGAAATGGTGGCAACACTGGGCCGTAAAATGAAAGGGTCTTTCTGCATTACCCTTTATGTTCCCACGTTTGTACTGAAAATGGTACTGGGAGAAATGAGCGTGGAAGTCCTCAAAAGCGCTACTGTCAGCAGCAGCAAGGCCAGTAAAGCAGGTTTCCAGTTCCTCTACCCGGAACTGGGCGTGGCCCTGGATAACCTGCTCAAAAAATAA
- a CDS encoding ABC transporter permease: MLQLLKIEWLKLRHYRTFWILGSLYLVSLVAINYIGFSIEQRTIAKEQMLKAMVGTSFGYPNVWQTVGWLSSFLVFIPALLIITLVANEFSYKTHRQNIIDGWSRMEFVSVKIAMTLLISLVSTGMVLLTVLLIGSLGEAAYSAEGIEYLGYYFIQTFSYCSFALLLAVLLKRTGLALGIFLAYGIALENIVGNMISWMTRSPAGNYLPLNSTDSLIPFPFAKNITRQFMENYSVSWLLVFAGIYLALYLFLSIRRMQKADL, encoded by the coding sequence ATGCTTCAACTCCTCAAAATAGAATGGCTCAAACTGCGGCATTACCGCACTTTCTGGATCCTGGGCAGCCTGTACCTGGTCAGCCTGGTAGCCATCAACTATATCGGCTTCTCCATTGAGCAGCGGACCATTGCCAAAGAGCAGATGCTTAAGGCCATGGTAGGCACTTCATTTGGATATCCCAACGTATGGCAGACAGTAGGCTGGCTCAGTTCCTTCCTGGTATTCATTCCGGCCCTGCTTATCATTACGCTGGTGGCCAATGAGTTTTCCTACAAAACACATAGGCAGAATATCATTGACGGCTGGAGCCGGATGGAATTTGTTTCCGTAAAAATTGCGATGACGCTGCTGATCTCGCTGGTGTCTACCGGGATGGTACTGCTCACTGTGCTGCTTATCGGTTCACTGGGAGAAGCTGCTTACAGTGCAGAGGGAATAGAATACCTGGGCTATTATTTTATACAGACCTTCTCTTATTGCTCTTTTGCGTTACTGCTGGCTGTATTGCTCAAGCGCACCGGGCTGGCCCTCGGTATTTTCCTGGCCTATGGTATTGCGCTGGAAAACATAGTGGGGAATATGATCAGCTGGATGACACGTAGTCCTGCAGGCAATTACCTGCCGCTGAACAGCACGGACAGCCTTATCCCCTTTCCTTTTGCCAAGAACATTACCAGGCAGTTCATGGAGAATTACAGCGTCAGCTGGCTGCTGGTCTTTGCCGGTATTTACCTGGCATTATATCTGTTCCTGAGTATTCGCAGGATGCAGAAAGCAGACTTATAA
- a CDS encoding ABC transporter ATP-binding protein — translation MSSILTVTNLQKNYGHIKALKGVSFSVPPGSVFGILGPNGSGKTTLLGTIMDVLQPSGGSFTLFGEPAAAKHRKQIGTLLETPNFYHYLTAVQNLKIAAAIKGRGENDIDRVLTMVNLHQRKNSRFSTYSLGMKQRLAIASCLLGDPDVLVFDEPTNGLDPVGIVEIRELIKSLNKAGKTIIMASHLLDEVEKVCTHVAILQQGTLITHGHVDEILVHEDIVEMAAADNTSLAAVLQQFPGLSKAVTNGQLVEVYFPGGQAKLAELNRYCFEKGITLQHLRLRKKSLEAKFFELTTPQPAKN, via the coding sequence ATGTCGTCCATTCTGACAGTTACCAATCTCCAGAAAAACTATGGGCATATCAAAGCCCTGAAAGGCGTGTCCTTCTCTGTTCCACCCGGTTCGGTCTTCGGCATCCTGGGTCCCAATGGCAGTGGCAAAACCACCCTGCTGGGCACCATCATGGATGTGCTGCAACCCTCCGGCGGCTCCTTCACCCTCTTTGGTGAACCCGCTGCCGCCAAACACCGGAAGCAGATAGGCACCCTCCTGGAAACACCCAATTTCTACCATTACCTGACCGCCGTACAGAACCTGAAAATAGCCGCTGCCATCAAAGGGCGCGGTGAGAACGATATTGACCGGGTACTGACCATGGTGAACCTCCATCAACGGAAAAATTCCAGGTTCAGCACCTACTCGCTGGGTATGAAACAGCGACTGGCCATTGCCTCCTGTCTCCTCGGCGATCCCGATGTCCTGGTCTTTGATGAGCCTACCAACGGGCTGGATCCCGTAGGCATTGTGGAGATCCGGGAGCTGATCAAATCCCTCAACAAAGCCGGCAAGACCATCATCATGGCCAGCCATCTCCTGGATGAGGTAGAGAAGGTCTGCACCCATGTGGCCATCCTGCAGCAGGGCACCCTGATCACCCACGGCCATGTGGATGAGATCCTGGTCCATGAGGATATTGTGGAAATGGCAGCTGCCGATAATACTTCCCTGGCCGCTGTCCTGCAGCAGTTTCCCGGTCTCAGCAAAGCCGTGACCAACGGACAGCTGGTGGAAGTGTATTTCCCGGGCGGACAGGCAAAGCTGGCGGAGCTGAACCGCTACTGTTTTGAGAAAGGTATCACCCTGCAGCACCTGCGCCTCCGCAAAAAAAGCCTGGAAGCCAAATTCTTTGAACTTACCACCCCTCAACCCGCCAAAAACTAA
- a CDS encoding peptidase M10: MGEATINQQTGELVIQSILYFYGQAATEVLSCDIAEDISRHWNEPRASIKIHGRPYRLRFLISGVYAPDLEPETVWYNDDPKINFFRLENFAEGNISFVDGYGCNTGYFKLANLLQTSTTAAHEYGHSLGLYHPSILDIRGGFPPAIMYPRGTLCDPAYQYDPKAAPGANGGTLDPRHRKVLEMDIKALELHKLDFNEAGKSIVGDFSSIFHQQHKEQDS, encoded by the coding sequence ATGGGCGAAGCAACCATCAACCAGCAAACCGGCGAACTGGTCATCCAGTCTATCCTGTATTTTTATGGCCAGGCGGCCACCGAAGTGCTCAGCTGCGATATTGCGGAGGATATCAGCCGCCACTGGAACGAGCCGCGCGCCAGTATCAAAATTCATGGCCGGCCCTACCGGCTGCGCTTTTTGATCAGCGGGGTCTATGCCCCGGACCTGGAGCCGGAAACGGTCTGGTACAATGATGATCCCAAAATCAATTTTTTCCGCCTCGAAAACTTTGCCGAGGGTAATATTTCCTTTGTAGATGGCTATGGCTGTAATACCGGCTATTTTAAACTGGCCAACCTGTTGCAGACCTCCACTACCGCAGCCCATGAATACGGGCATAGCCTGGGGCTGTATCACCCGTCCATACTGGACATCCGCGGCGGCTTTCCACCGGCCATCATGTATCCCCGCGGCACCCTCTGTGATCCGGCTTACCAGTATGATCCCAAAGCAGCGCCCGGCGCCAATGGCGGCACCCTGGACCCGCGGCACCGCAAAGTACTGGAGATGGACATCAAAGCCCTGGAACTCCACAAGCTGGATTTCAATGAAGCCGGTAAGTCTATAGTAGGCGATTTCTCCAGTATCTTCCACCAGCAACATAAGGAACAGGACTCTTAA
- a CDS encoding 3-hydroxyacyl-CoA dehydrogenase/enoyl-CoA hydratase family protein → MANRIIRKVAVLGSGVMGSRIACHFAGAGLSVLLLDMLAKGAEESTKPAERNKLVNDALTAALKSNPSPVYTKDVAKRIRTGNFTDDMKELSSYDWIIEVVVERLDIKQQIFTEVEKYRKPGTLITSNTSGIPIHLMAEGRSEDFQQHFCGTHFFNPPRYLRLLEIIPTPHTDPAVVDFLLHYGDLQLGKTTVLCKDTPAFIANRIGVFGMMAIFGLVEKLGLTIDEVDALTGPIIGRPKSATFRTADVVGIDTLVKVARGVAENCPDDEQRAVFAIPAWLDKMIANNWLGDKTGQGFFKKTKGAGGEKEILTLNLQTLEYGPRSKPKFGSVEAAKPIEDLKTRLKALCTGMDKAGDFYRQFHYGLFSYISHRIPEISDELYRVDDAMMAGFGWEIGAFESWDVLGVESTLQKMKAAGYSVAPWVEEMLASGATTFYKVENGKRLYYDLASRSYKALPGGEAFLVMKNFAGQTIWKNSACRTYHLGNDVLGLEWHTKMGSIGGEVLEGIQRSISLAENSYKGLVIANDTANFSAGANVGMIFMLAVEQEYDELDMAIRLFQQTMTKARFSAIPVVVAPHALSLGGACELSLHADKVCPAAETYIGLVELGVGLIPGGGGTKEFVLRAADEMHEDEPETITLKNRFLTIATAKVATSAYEAFELGILRKGQDEVVLNQGRRIAEAKKSVIELYDSGYTAPVPRQDIRVLGRSALGALYAGINGMQRANYATAHDALVARKLAYVMCGGDLSEPTLVSEQYLLDLEREAFLSLCGEKKSLERIQGVLKSGKPVRN, encoded by the coding sequence ATGGCCAATCGCATCATCAGAAAGGTCGCGGTACTTGGAAGTGGGGTGATGGGATCGAGGATCGCTTGTCATTTTGCAGGAGCAGGTTTATCTGTCTTGTTACTGGATATGCTTGCCAAAGGAGCAGAAGAAAGTACAAAGCCTGCAGAACGGAATAAACTGGTCAACGACGCACTGACGGCAGCGCTGAAAAGTAATCCTTCGCCGGTATATACAAAGGATGTGGCCAAACGCATCCGGACCGGCAATTTTACAGACGATATGAAAGAGCTGTCCAGCTACGACTGGATCATTGAAGTAGTAGTAGAGCGGCTGGACATCAAACAACAAATATTTACAGAGGTAGAGAAATACCGCAAACCCGGTACGCTGATCACCTCCAATACTTCCGGCATCCCCATCCACCTGATGGCCGAGGGACGCAGTGAAGATTTTCAGCAACATTTCTGCGGCACGCACTTTTTCAATCCGCCGCGGTACCTGCGGTTGCTGGAGATCATTCCCACACCGCATACAGATCCGGCCGTAGTGGATTTCCTGTTGCATTACGGGGATCTGCAACTCGGCAAGACCACCGTGCTCTGTAAGGACACACCGGCCTTTATAGCCAACCGCATCGGCGTATTTGGCATGATGGCCATCTTTGGACTGGTGGAGAAACTGGGCCTTACCATTGATGAAGTGGACGCCCTCACCGGCCCTATCATCGGCCGGCCCAAATCAGCTACTTTCCGGACAGCGGATGTAGTGGGCATTGACACCCTTGTAAAAGTGGCCAGAGGCGTAGCAGAAAACTGCCCCGATGATGAACAGCGGGCCGTGTTTGCTATCCCGGCCTGGCTTGATAAAATGATCGCCAATAACTGGCTGGGGGATAAAACCGGTCAGGGCTTCTTCAAAAAGACTAAAGGCGCCGGCGGTGAAAAAGAGATCCTGACGCTGAACCTGCAGACCCTGGAATATGGCCCGCGCAGCAAACCAAAGTTTGGCAGCGTGGAAGCCGCCAAACCGATTGAAGACCTGAAGACAAGATTGAAAGCATTATGCACCGGCATGGACAAGGCAGGTGATTTTTACCGCCAGTTCCACTACGGGCTGTTCTCTTATATATCGCACCGCATCCCTGAGATCAGTGATGAACTGTACCGGGTAGACGATGCCATGATGGCCGGATTTGGCTGGGAGATCGGCGCCTTTGAAAGCTGGGACGTATTGGGTGTGGAATCTACCCTACAAAAAATGAAAGCGGCGGGTTATTCCGTTGCACCCTGGGTAGAAGAGATGCTGGCTTCCGGCGCCACTACCTTTTATAAAGTGGAGAATGGTAAAAGGCTGTATTATGATCTGGCCTCCCGGTCCTACAAAGCATTACCCGGTGGGGAAGCCTTCCTGGTGATGAAAAATTTTGCCGGGCAAACAATCTGGAAGAACAGTGCCTGCCGTACCTATCACCTGGGAAATGATGTCCTTGGACTGGAATGGCATACCAAAATGGGAAGTATTGGCGGTGAAGTACTGGAAGGAATTCAAAGATCCATCAGCCTCGCAGAAAACAGCTACAAAGGGCTGGTGATTGCAAATGATACAGCAAATTTCAGTGCAGGTGCAAATGTTGGCATGATCTTTATGCTGGCAGTAGAGCAGGAATACGATGAACTGGATATGGCCATCCGCCTTTTCCAGCAGACAATGACAAAAGCACGTTTTTCTGCTATACCTGTGGTGGTAGCGCCCCACGCCCTTTCCTTAGGGGGCGCCTGTGAATTAAGCTTACACGCTGACAAAGTATGTCCCGCAGCAGAAACCTATATCGGGCTGGTTGAACTTGGTGTGGGCCTGATCCCCGGAGGGGGCGGCACCAAAGAGTTTGTACTGAGAGCTGCAGATGAAATGCATGAGGACGAACCGGAAACCATTACCCTGAAAAATCGATTCCTTACAATTGCCACCGCAAAAGTAGCCACATCGGCCTATGAAGCCTTTGAACTGGGTATCTTACGGAAAGGACAGGATGAGGTGGTCCTGAACCAGGGACGCCGTATTGCCGAAGCAAAGAAAAGTGTCATTGAATTATATGATAGCGGTTATACCGCACCGGTACCCCGCCAGGATATCCGGGTACTGGGCCGCTCAGCGCTGGGCGCATTATATGCCGGTATCAACGGTATGCAGCGCGCCAACTATGCCACAGCGCATGATGCACTGGTAGCCCGCAAGCTGGCCTATGTCATGTGTGGCGGAGACCTCAGCGAGCCCACCCTGGTCAGTGAGCAGTACCTGCTGGACCTGGAAAGGGAAGCCTTCCTGAGCCTCTGCGGGGAAAAGAAGTCCCTGGAACGGATCCAGGGTGTGCTGAAAAGCGGCAAGCCGGTAAGAAATTAG
- the metG gene encoding methionine--tRNA ligase — MTNFNRYLVTAALPYANGPVHIGHLAGCYLPSDIYVRYLRARGRDVKFIGGSDEHGVPITIRAMKEGVTPQQIVDKYHALIKDSFDQMGISFDIYSRTSNQVHHETAAAFFKKLYDDGLFEEKVTEQFYDEKANVFLADRYITGTCPVCGNPNAYGDQCEKCGSSLSPEQLINPRSTLSDAVPVKRPTKHWYFPLQNYEEWLKEWVLEGHKEWKNNVYGQCKSWLDSGLQSRAMTRDSSWGVKVPLPDTDGKVLYVWFDAPIGYISATKELTEQWGDYWCKEDTKLVHFIGKDNIVFHCIIFPAMLKAHGGFVLPDNVPANEFLNIEGEKVSTSRNWAVWVHEYVKDFPEQQDVLRYVLCANAPETKDNDFTWKDFQDRNNSELVAIFGNFINRTFVLMHKLSGGKVPSFHADVADRADEELLAEFEAAKTRVENLIEQFKFREALFEVIDLSRKGNKYMQEKEPWIVAKKLAENPEVQKLIDNCLYVCLQLTANLAILINPFLPFTARKMLHMMKVVEKLLDWDNAGKSKLLSVGYTLRAPELLFRKIENEEIQAQVNKLQAGLVKPAAEAAPAAEATAAPVKETIQYDDFAKLDLKVGTILSAEKVAKADKLLKLEVDLGFEKRTIVSGIALHFAPEAIIGQQVVVVANLAPRKMRGIESNGMILMAEDKAGKLHFVKPEQAIEPGAGVS; from the coding sequence ATGACAAACTTCAACAGATACTTAGTTACAGCAGCCTTGCCCTATGCCAACGGTCCGGTACATATCGGCCACCTGGCGGGCTGTTACCTGCCCTCCGATATCTATGTGCGTTACCTGCGCGCCCGCGGGCGGGACGTAAAATTCATCGGCGGCAGTGATGAGCATGGCGTTCCCATTACTATCCGCGCCATGAAAGAAGGCGTTACCCCACAGCAGATCGTGGATAAATACCATGCCCTGATCAAAGACAGCTTTGACCAGATGGGCATCTCCTTCGATATCTATTCCCGTACCTCCAACCAGGTACACCATGAAACAGCCGCCGCTTTCTTCAAAAAACTGTACGATGACGGCCTCTTCGAGGAAAAAGTGACCGAACAGTTCTATGATGAAAAAGCCAATGTATTCCTGGCCGACCGCTACATTACCGGTACCTGCCCCGTGTGCGGCAACCCCAATGCCTACGGCGACCAGTGCGAAAAATGCGGCTCTTCCCTCAGCCCCGAGCAGCTGATCAATCCCAGGAGCACCCTTAGTGATGCCGTCCCCGTAAAACGACCTACCAAACACTGGTATTTCCCACTGCAGAACTATGAGGAATGGCTCAAGGAATGGGTCCTGGAAGGACATAAAGAATGGAAGAACAACGTATACGGCCAGTGCAAAAGCTGGCTGGACTCCGGCCTGCAAAGCCGCGCCATGACCCGGGACTCCAGCTGGGGCGTAAAAGTACCCCTGCCTGATACCGATGGCAAGGTCCTCTACGTCTGGTTTGACGCCCCTATCGGCTATATCTCCGCCACCAAAGAACTGACGGAGCAATGGGGTGATTACTGGTGCAAGGAAGACACCAAGCTGGTACATTTTATCGGCAAGGACAATATCGTTTTCCACTGTATCATTTTCCCGGCCATGCTCAAAGCCCATGGTGGTTTTGTATTGCCCGACAATGTACCGGCCAACGAATTCCTGAACATTGAAGGGGAAAAAGTATCCACCTCCCGCAACTGGGCCGTATGGGTGCATGAATACGTGAAGGATTTCCCGGAACAGCAGGACGTACTGCGTTATGTACTCTGCGCCAACGCACCGGAAACCAAAGACAATGATTTTACCTGGAAAGATTTCCAGGACCGCAATAACAGCGAGCTGGTAGCCATCTTCGGCAACTTTATCAACCGCACTTTTGTGCTGATGCACAAACTCAGCGGCGGCAAAGTACCTTCCTTCCATGCAGATGTGGCAGACCGGGCCGACGAAGAGTTGCTGGCTGAATTTGAAGCCGCCAAAACAAGGGTGGAGAACCTGATAGAGCAGTTCAAATTCCGCGAAGCCCTCTTTGAAGTGATTGACCTGTCCCGCAAAGGCAACAAATACATGCAGGAGAAAGAGCCCTGGATCGTTGCCAAAAAACTGGCAGAGAACCCGGAGGTACAGAAGCTGATCGACAACTGTCTCTATGTTTGTCTACAGCTCACTGCCAACCTCGCCATTCTCATCAATCCCTTCCTCCCCTTCACCGCCCGCAAAATGCTGCACATGATGAAGGTGGTGGAAAAACTGCTGGACTGGGACAATGCTGGCAAAAGCAAGCTGCTGAGCGTTGGCTATACCTTACGCGCACCAGAACTGCTGTTCCGGAAAATTGAGAATGAAGAGATCCAGGCGCAGGTGAATAAGCTGCAGGCCGGCCTGGTAAAACCCGCCGCCGAAGCAGCCCCTGCCGCTGAAGCCACCGCCGCACCGGTGAAAGAAACCATCCAGTATGACGATTTCGCCAAACTGGACCTCAAAGTGGGCACTATCCTGTCCGCAGAAAAAGTGGCCAAGGCGGATAAGCTGCTGAAGCTGGAAGTGGACCTGGGTTTCGAGAAGCGGACCATCGTTTCCGGCATCGCCCTGCATTTTGCACCAGAGGCCATCATAGGCCAGCAGGTAGTGGTGGTGGCTAACCTGGCCCCCCGCAAGATGCGCGGCATTGAAAGCAATGGCATGATCCTGATGGCCGAAGACAAAGCAGGCAAGCTGCATTTTGTTAAGCCGGAACAGGCTATTGAGCCTGGCGCCGGCGTTAGCTAA
- a CDS encoding LD-carboxypeptidase, whose protein sequence is MNRKYFLRSVLGAGAGWPLWAAGAEKTLSRPEQAFRIPPYLKRGDTIGITCPAGFITPEAVRPAVQLMESWGFRIRLGETVGRRDFSFGGTDADRLQDLQQLLDDPSIKAIMCARGGYGAVRLIDQLNFSRFADRPKWIIGFSDITVLHCHLSRNYQVASIHSKMCNSFPDNWSTADPVQADTILSIRKALLGEKMEYRAMPSAFNRPGAAEGILVGGNLKTIESLAGSASDLSTEGKILFVEDTGEYMYSIDRMFWNLRRSGKLDKLKALVVGGFKVKPDDPGEEFGRALQDVVLEKLRGTDYPVCFDFPVGHQRANFALKCGVKHRLRISSDGVTLTEA, encoded by the coding sequence ATGAACCGTAAATATTTCCTGCGTTCTGTCCTCGGCGCCGGGGCTGGCTGGCCTTTATGGGCTGCGGGGGCGGAAAAAACCTTGTCGCGCCCGGAGCAGGCGTTCCGCATTCCGCCCTACCTGAAGCGGGGCGATACCATCGGGATCACCTGCCCGGCGGGGTTTATCACCCCTGAGGCCGTCCGGCCTGCCGTCCAGCTGATGGAAAGCTGGGGGTTCAGGATCAGGCTGGGGGAAACGGTGGGCCGCCGTGATTTCAGCTTCGGCGGCACAGATGCCGACCGGCTCCAGGACCTACAGCAGCTCCTGGACGATCCCTCCATCAAAGCCATTATGTGCGCCCGGGGCGGGTATGGCGCGGTCCGGCTGATAGACCAGCTCAACTTCAGCCGTTTTGCGGACAGGCCCAAATGGATCATCGGCTTCAGCGATATAACGGTATTGCATTGTCACCTCAGCCGGAATTACCAGGTGGCTTCCATCCATTCCAAGATGTGCAACAGCTTCCCGGATAACTGGTCCACTGCCGATCCGGTGCAGGCCGACACCATCCTGAGTATCCGAAAAGCCCTGCTGGGTGAAAAAATGGAATACAGGGCTATGCCCTCCGCTTTCAACCGGCCCGGTGCTGCAGAAGGGATACTGGTGGGTGGCAACCTGAAGACCATTGAAAGCCTGGCCGGCAGTGCCTCCGATCTCTCCACCGAGGGTAAGATCCTTTTCGTGGAAGATACCGGTGAGTATATGTACAGTATCGACCGGATGTTCTGGAACCTCAGGCGCAGCGGCAAGCTGGACAAGCTGAAGGCCCTGGTAGTAGGTGGCTTTAAAGTAAAGCCCGATGATCCCGGGGAAGAATTCGGTCGCGCCCTCCAGGATGTAGTACTGGAAAAACTCCGGGGCACAGACTATCCTGTTTGTTTTGATTTTCCCGTAGGTCACCAGCGTGCTAACTTCGCCCTGAAATGCGGCGTGAAACATCGACTCCGGATCAGCAGCGATGGGGTAACACTGACAGAAGCCTGA